A DNA window from Ctenopharyngodon idella isolate HZGC_01 chromosome 10, HZGC01, whole genome shotgun sequence contains the following coding sequences:
- the LOC127521138 gene encoding zinc finger protein 239-like isoform X14, with amino-acid sequence MEESEVEEKHHVKTGERDEKCFICCQCGNSFTSKQNLEEHAMIHTEEKPFTCDQSGKSFTQQETLKDHMNIHTGEKLRKCDHCGKSFLFTSALKSHLKVHSQEKPHSCSLCGKSFKYKLSLEIHTRIHTGEKPFTCDHCGKSFRQSSNFKEHMNLHTGEKPYECDQCGRLFSRATGLNTHMKVHSQEKPHSCSLCGKRFSLLQNLKVHEKIHTGVRDHKCFECGKSFITAGYLKLHWRSHTGEKPYKCSHCDKRFRRSGHLKTHEMIHTGEKPYHCTACGKSFTQISSLISHKKYNHSK; translated from the coding sequence ATGGAGGAGAGTGAAGTGGAGGAGAAACATCATGTCAAAACTGGAGAAAGAGACGAGAAATGTTTCATCTGCTGTCAGTGTGGAAATAGTTTCACAAGTAAACAGAATCTCGAGGAACACGCGATGATCCACACTGAAGAGAaaccgttcacatgtgatcagagcggaaagagtttcacacaacAAGAAACCCTTAAGGACCACATGAacatccacactggagagaaactgCGTAAATGTGATCACTGTGGcaaatcatttttgtttacttCAGCTCTGAAGAGCcacctgaaagttcattcaCAGGAGAAACCACATTCatgttctttgtgtggaaagagttttaaatACAAACTGAGTCTTGAGATTCACacgaggatccacactggagagaaaccgttcacatgtgatcattGTGGGAAGAGTTTTAGACAATCATCAAACTTTAAGGAGCACATGAACctccacactggagaaaagccgtACGAATGTGATCAATGTGGCAGACTATTTTCGAGGGCTACGGGCCTAAACACCCACATGAAAGTTCATTCACAGGAGAAACCACATTCatgttctttgtgtggaaaaaGATTTTCACTGCTGCAGAATTTAAAAGTTCATGAGAAAATACATACTGGTGTAAGAGATCATAAGTGCTTtgagtgtgggaagagttttatTACAGCTGGATATTTGAAACTACACTGGAGgtctcacactggagagaaaccttacaagtgttcacactgcgacaAGAGGTTCAGACGGTCAGGACATCTGAAAACACACGAgatgatccacactggagagaaaccataTCACTGCACTgcatgtgggaagagtttcactcaaataTCTTCTCTGATCAGTCATAAAAAATACAATCACAGTAAGTAG
- the LOC127521138 gene encoding gastrula zinc finger protein XlCGF7.1-like isoform X12 → MEESEVEEKHHVTTGERDEKCFICCQCGNSFASKQNLEEHAMIHTEEKPFTCDQSGKSFTQQETLKDHMIIHTGEKLFDCDQCGKSFLFASSLKSHLKYHSQEKPHLCSFCGKSFTCKQSLEIHTRIHTGEKPFTCDHCGKSFRQLPNFKEHMNLHTGEKPYECDQCGRLFSRASGLNTHMKVHSQEKPHSCSLCGKRFSLLQNLKVHEKIHTGVRDHKCFECGKSFIRAADLKIHWRSHTGEKPYKCSHCDKRFRRSEHLKTHVRIHTGEKPYHCTACGKRFTQISSLISHKKYNHTTTNRTKKHHLNLSH, encoded by the coding sequence ATGGAGGAGAGTGAAGTGGAGGAGAAACATCATGTCACAACTGGAGAAAGAGACGAGAAATGTTTCATCTGCTGTCAGTGTGGAAATAGTTTCGCAAGTAAACAGAATCTCGAGGAACACGCGATGATCCACACTGAAGAGAaaccgttcacatgtgatcagagcggaaagagtttcacacaacAAGAAACCCTTAAGGATCACATGAtcatccacactggagagaaactgtTTGATTGTGATCAATGTGGCAAATCATTTTTGTTTGCTTCATCCCTGAAGAGCCACCTGAAATATCATTCACAGGAGAAACCACATTTGTGTTCcttctgtggaaagagtttcacatgtAAACAGAGTCTTGAGATTCACacgaggatccacactggagagaaaccgttcacatgtgatcattGTGGGAAGAGTTTTAGACAATTACCAAATTTTAAGGAACACATGAACctccacactggagaaaagccgtACGAATGTGATCAATGTGGCAGACTATTTTCGAGGGCTTCAGGCCTAAACACCCACATGAAAGTTCATTCACAGGAGAAACCACATTCatgttctttgtgtggaaagagATTTTCGCTGCTGCAGAATTTAAAAGTTCATGAGAAAATACATACTGGTGTAAGAGATCATAAGTGCTTtgagtgtgggaagagttttatTAGAGCTGCAGATTTGAAAATTCACTGGCGgtctcacactggagagaaaccttacaagtgttcacactgcgacaagagattcagaCGGTCAGAACATCTGAAAACTCACgtgaggatccacactggagagaaaccgtatcACTGCACTGCATGTGGGAAACGTTTCACTCAAATATCTTCTCTAATCAGTCATAAAAAATACAATCACA